One window from the genome of Diospyros lotus cultivar Yz01 chromosome 11, ASM1463336v1, whole genome shotgun sequence encodes:
- the LOC127813544 gene encoding disease resistance protein RPV1-like — MTTTKVHETSFSISWSSYDVFLSFRGEDTRWTFVDHLYTALVNAGFRTFRSDDGIEKGENIKLELERTINESKVLIIVFSKNYASSSWCLDELVMMLERRKREDFHHMVLPVFYGVDPSEVRKQKGDYGEAFVRHKAQFEGGNCQAKKWMEKLKRWREALGEAANLAGMALHNQVDGYESKFIQKIVKAIDNKLRPTILNVAPYLVGLHSRARMINLWLEDGGSDVGIVVICGIGGIGKTTIAKFVYNLNFSKFEGSSFIADIRQVSEQQNGLIQLQRKLLSDILRGRKEKKRNNVDEGLVKIKQVVGSKRVLIVLDDVDKEEQLDAVFGMQDSLSPSSKMIITTRRQHLLRTHEHCKIHKVDELNPHESLELFSWYAFRQNRSIDGYLVHSKRAVEYCNGLPLALKTLGSSMSGKSLDVWKSQFQKLKVLPDSEILKKLRLSYDSLQDDHDKDLFLDIACFFVGKDKDYAITILDGCDYYALIGIHNLIDRNLLAVDTDNKLVMHQMIQEMGREIVRQESPKALGKRSRLWNHEDSFNVLREKIGTRKIRGLTFDTHFLKEDRAKWNDFGPHGESWSNKRKRYPFAFFSSLSVGIATKTSNEVVLEVDAFAGMSNLQLLQISNVQPCGNYEKFPKGLRWLCWSGFPLQMIPDDFPLDRLVALEMPYSCLKKVWNGAKHLVLLKILNLSHSNNLYETPNFLMLPNLERLILESCARLVKVHESIGHLEKLIFLSLRNCQNLRKLPEIIYNLKSLAKLDISFCTNLENILAELGNRDSLTVLHADGTRISQLLCITPEVKAWPLSIWPWQSSLRSCPETSRASFPQSLVHLSLENCNLSDDGFPGEFGNLSSLLRLNLSNNAMYCLPKSIRFLSRLKHLFLRSCPRLKNVDCLPKNIELLRVDGSELLEKISFESQGIFPMLGYGSCSSLMEVAGLFKLEPLESVDVELINNLGLCDSEAVEKSPVELLSSTVVVKRRMSCPQVLHERRMLSTFMRGSKIPTSFNHKNIGSSISFTTIPSDVHLRIQGLSVCSVFALSNPSNALIAPSFMGDNWGLHTIISIETKNLKWSYCPRILGIPGVDEDLLWLSYWKFEDHQLEGGDVLNISVPTTEAFQVKEVGVRVVYRMEAKEVKNNQATSLDDARPIHPHYGKAVPGCCNKDCKKCKNYPAPTNPASTRVILVGTHPSNCTGCPDGYLEEHDMSWVD, encoded by the exons ATGACTACAACAAAAGTCCACGAAACctctttttctatttcttggaGTAGCTATGATGTGTTTTTGAGCTTTAGAGGTGAGGACACTCGTTGGACATTCGTTGACCACTTGTATACAGCCCTGGTGAATGCCGGATTTCGTACTTTTAGAAGCGACGATGGGATAGAGAAAGGAGAAAACATCAAGCTTGAGTTGGAGAGGACAATTAATGAGTCTAAGGTTTTAATAATTGTCTTCTCTAAAAACTATGCATCTTCTAGTTGGTGTCTTGATGAGCTCGTGATGATGCTCGAAAGACGAAAGAGGGAGGATTTTCACCACATGGTTTTGCCTGTGTTCTATGGCGTGGATCCATCAGAGGTTAGGAAACAAAAAGGAGATTATGGAGAGGCATTCGTGAGACACAAAGCACAATTCGAGGGAGGAAACTGTCAAGCAAAGAAATGGATGGAGAAATTGAAAAGGTGGAGAGAAGCACTGGGGGAAGCAGCTAATTTGGCAGGGATGGCTTTACATAATCAAGTAGATGG GTACGAGTCAAagtttattcaaaaaattgtcAAAGCAATTGACAACAAGCTAAGGCCAACAATCTTGAATGTTGCCCCATACCTCGTTGGACTGCATTCTCGTGCCAGAATGATTAATTTGTGGTTAGAAGATGGAGGAAGTGATGTTGGAATTGTTGTCATTTGCGGGATTGGTGGAATTGGCAAGACAACCATTGCGAAATTTGTGTACAActtaaacttctccaaattTGAAGGTAGCAGTTTCATTGCAGATATAAGACAAGTTTCAGAACAACAAAATGGCTTAATTCAATTACAAAGGAAGCTTCTTTCAGATATTCtaagaggaagaaaggagaaaaaaagaaacaatgtTGATGAAGGGCTTGTTAAGATTAAACAAGTTGTAGGTTCTAAAAGAGTTCTTATAGTTCTTGATGATGTGGATAAAGAAGAACAATTAGATGCAGTTTTTGGAATGCAAGATTCACTTTCTCCAAGTAGTAAAATGATCATAACCACTAGACGACAACACTTATTAAGAACTCATGAACATTGCAAAATACACAAGGTAGATGAGTTGAATCCTCATGAATCCTTAGAGCTTTTCAGTTGGTATGCCTTTCGACAAAACCGTTCTATTGATGGTTATTTGGTGCACTCAAAGAGGGCAGTAGAGTATTGCAATGGGCTCCCGCTGGCTCTTAAAACTTTAGGTTCTTCAATGTCTGGAAAAAGTTTAGATGTGTGGAAaagtcaatttcaaaaattgaaagttCTTCCTGACAGTGAAATTCTTAAAAAACTAAGACTAAGTTACGACTCTTTACAAGATGATCACGACAAAGATTTATTTCTTGATATTGCTTGCTTCTTTGTGGGAAAAGACAAAGACTATGCAATAACAATCTTAGATGGATGTGATTATTATGCATTGATTGGAATTCACAACCTCATTGATAGAAATCTGTTAGCAGTTGACACAGATAACAAGTTGGTAATGCATCAAATGATTCAAGAAATGGGAAGGGAAATTGTTCGGCAAGAATCACCCAAGGCATTAGGAAAACGTAGTAGGCTTTGGAATCACGAGGATTCCTTTAATGTCTTAAGGGAAAAAATT GGCACAAGAAAAATCAGAGGCCTAACTTTTGATACCCATTTCTTAAAGGAAGATAGAGCTAAATGGAATGATTTTGGGCCCCACGGAGAAAGTTGGTCAAACAAGCGCAAGAGATATCCCTTTGCCTTCTTCTCTAGTCTCTCTGTAGGCATTGCTACAAAAACTTCAAATGAAGTAGTACTGGAAGTTGATGCATTTGCAGGGATGTCCAATCTACAACTTCTGCAGATTAGCAATGTACAACCAtgtggaaattatgaaaaatttccCAAGGGATTGAGATGGTTGTGTTGGTCAGGTTTCCCATTACAAATGATTCCTGATGATTTCCCTTTGGACAGGCTAGTTGCTCTTGAAATGCCTTATAGTTGCTTGAAAAAGGTTTGGAATGGAGCGAAG CACCTTGTATTATTGAAAATCCTTAATCTAAGTCATTCCAATAACCTTTATGAGACTCCTAATTTCTTGATGCTGCCCAATCTCGAGAGACTTATACTTGAAAGCTGTGCAAGGTTGGTTAAGGTTCATGAATCTATCGGGCACCTAGAAAAACTTATTTTCTTAAGCTTGAGGAATTGTCAGAACTTGAGGAAGCTTCCTGAAATCATTTATAACCTAAAATCTCTAGCAAAACTTGACATTTCTTTTTGCAcaaatcttgaaaatattttagcaGAGTTGGGTAATAGGGATTCTTTGACAGTGCTCCATGCAGATGGAACTAGAATAAGTCAATTACTTTGTATCACTCCGGAGGTCAAAGCGTGGCCTTTGTCTATATGGCCTTGGCAATCAAGTCTAAGAAGTTGTCCAGAAACTTCACGGGCTTCTTTTCCACAGTCATTGGTACATCTAAGTCTAGAAAATTGCAATTTATCTGATGACGGTTTCCCTGGTGAATTTGGCAACCTATCTTCGTTGCTCAGATTAAATTTGAGCAATAATGCAATGTATTGCCTCCCGAAAAGCATCAGGTTTCTTTCTAGACTAAAACATTTGTTTTTGCGATCATGCCCAAGGCTTAAGAACGTTGATTGTTTGCCGAAAAATATAGAATTACTGCGGGTTGATGGAAGTGAGTTGCTAGAAAAAATAAGCTTTGAATCACAGGGCATCTTCCCAATGTTAGGCTATGGAAGTTGTTCGAGTCTAATGGAGGTTGCGGGCCTATTCAAGTTGGAACCCTTAGAAAGTGTTGATGTAGAGCTAATTAACAATTTGGGCTTATGCGACTCTGAAGCTGTGGAGAAATCACCTGTAGAGCTTCTCTCAAGCACCGTAGTCGTAAAAAGGCGGATGTCTTGTCCCCAG GTATTGCACGAACGTCGTATGCTATCCACTTTTATGCGGGGAAGCAAGATTCCTACAAGTTTCAATCACAAGAACATAGGATCCTCAATTTCTTTTACTACTATACCATCTGATGTTCATTTAAGAATTCAAGGCTTGTCGGTGTGTTCTGTTTTTGCACTTTCCAATCCTTCTAATGCTCTAATAGCTCCATCTTTCATGGGGGACAACTGGGGCTTACACACTATTATTAGCATTGAaacaaagaatttgaaatgGAGCTATTGCCCGAGAATCCTTGGCATTCCAGGAGTTGACGAGGACTTGTTATGGTTAAGTTATTGGAAGTTTGAGGATCACCAGCTGGAAGGTGGCGATGTATTGAACATTTCAGTTCCTACAACTGAAGCTTTTCAAGTGAAAGAGGTTGGCGTTCGTGTTGTGTATAGGATGGAGGCAAAGGAAGTGAAGAACAACCAAGCTACCAGTTTAGATGATGCCCGGCCAATCCATCCCCATTATGGAAAGGCTGTTCCTGGTTGCTGCAATAAGGATTGCAAGAAGTGTAAAAACTATCCGGCGCCTACAAATCCGGCAAGCACCAGAGTCATTCTTGTCGGCACTCATCCTTCGAATTGCACAGGTTGTCCCGACGGTTATTTAGAAGAGCACGATATGTCCTGGGTAGATTAA